In the genome of Paraburkholderia azotifigens, the window CACCGACTCCAATGACGGAGAGCTTGCGAACATCGAGGTCGACGCGTCACGAAGCCTCGCAGACGCGACGCAAAACACTTCCGGGCTTTCTGTCCGCCTCCAGCCAAGATGAATCGCCCGGACATCGCGCGCCTTCTCAATGTTCGCCGCAAAGAACGCATCGGCCACAGCATTGATCATGTCTTCCGGATGCGCGCCATGCTGATCGCGGCACGCAAGCCGCACGCACGTCACGATATGTTCGAGATGACGGTGCACTAACGTGTCGATCAATTCATCCTTATTGGCAAAGTACTGATAAAGCGTCCCCACGGCAAAGCCCGATCGCCTTGCGACCCGCGTTGTCGTCAATCCTCGCGATCCCTCAGCGATCAGTATCTGTATTGCTGCCTCGAGTACAGCCTCGATGGTGTTTGCGGCGCGTGTCTGGCGCGGCAGTTTGCGAGGTTGTGGCGGATCCAACTTCCTGGCGTTCATCATCACAACGGTATGTAGAGCGGTTGAGCCATTCGCTCGTCACGAAAGTTCTCCTCGCGAAAAGCGCATGGTGTTGTGATATTGCGTTGAAAGTGCGCGCATGTAATGTGCCAGTTTTGGATTCGTAAGGTGAGCCACTTTTACGACGTCACAAACTTCTCGCTCAAAACGTCTTGGTCAGTAGAGAATGGCTTCGTGCATGGCTGACTGAATGCACATGACATTCGGTTCAAATATCGCTGCAAAAGCCGATTACTGACTTTTCAATCGTTATGAACGATCGATGTGAGATTCCAACGGAACCCTGCGGACGGGATCGGTCCACCCTCGTATGGTCCCTTTCTCTGGGCGCTCCCGATCCCGTAAAAGGCCTGCAGCGATGGCTGTATGACGCATTGAGGCTTGCCATCGTCAACGGCCGTTTGCCTGGAGGCAGCGTGCTGCCGGGAACGCGCACGCTCGCGCGGGAATACAGCCTCGCGAGAGGCACTGTTGCCGCCGCGTACGAACAACTGCTGGCGGAAGGCTATCTGGTCACACGCGTCGGGAGCGGTACGCGAGTGAGCGCCGTGCTGCCCGATCACAGCCATCCCGCCAAACCACCCGTGCCGACATCGGTTCCGATCGAAACAACACATACGCGCGAATCGCACGCCCCCTGGATCAAGAGGCTCGGGGAATCCAGTTCGCCATTTCCGCTCGCAGGCGTGAATGCGTTGCCGCGGCCGTTCCATCCGCACCGCGGCGACATTCGCCTCTTTCCCGTCGAGTTGTGGCGTCAGCTCCACGTGCGGCAATTGCGCCCTTCCCGGCTGCTCACGCTCAATGACACGAGTCCCGCCGGATTGCCCGCGCTAAGAACGGCGATTGCGGAGCATCTTGCCATTGCACGCGGCGTGCGCGTGCCGCCTGAGCAGATCGTGGTTGTGGGCAGCGTGCACCAGGCGCTCGATCTCTGCATGCGTGTGCTGACAGGGCCCGGTGACACCGTCTGGATGGAAGACCCCGGTTACGTCGGCGCGCGCCAGATCATGCACGCGAGTGGCGCCCGTGTCGTGGATATTCCTGTCGACCACGACGGCCTGCGCGTGCCTGACGGCATCCGTGAAGCGCCTTCCGCTGCACTGATCTACGTCACGCCGACGCGTCATGCGCCGCTCGGCGTGTCCCTGTCGGCGGAGCGGCGTGCTTCGTTGCTCAGCTGGGCTGCCGCAAGCGGCGCCGTCATTTTCGAGGACGACTACGACAGCGAGTACTGCTTTCGTTCCAGGCCGTTGCCGGCGTTACGCAGTCTTCCGGGCGCCGACGCGCATGTGGTCCTCGCGGGCACGTTCAACAAGCTGATGTTCCCTTCATTGCGACTCGCCTATGTGGTGCTGCCCCCGCGACTCGTCGAGCCGTTCATTCGCGCAGCGTCGGTCACGGTACGCAGCGCAAACGGCTTGACGCAAGCAGTGCTCGCGGACTTCCTGAGCGAGGGCCACTTCGACCGCCACGTGCGTCGCACCCGCAAGATCTACGCGAGCCGTGCGCGCGTGTTCGAACACGCGGCATCGAAGCACTGGCAAGGTTTGATCGATGTGCAACCTGCCGTTGCGGGACTTGACGTCGTCGGCCATCTGCTGCCATTCGACGAGCAAGCGGCCACGCAAAAGCTCAGTTTGGCGGGAATCGATGCAGCGCCCTTGAGCCGATACACGCATTGCCACACGCAGCGTCCCGGACTCGTGTTGGGCTTTGCGCCCTTCAACGAAGAGGAAATCGACCGGGCGGCACAACAGTTCGCCGCCGCGCTACGCAAGGCCTGATGAGATGACAAAGCCGCCTGCCATGCAAAAAGAAGCCAAAGAACGCGCCGACGAAGTATCGGTCGCATTCCTGATCCTGCTCGAACGTTTGCCGCCTGAGGCGCGCGCAGCCTTCCTGCTGCATGAACTCTTCGGCGCAGACTATCGTGAGGTCGCCGCCGCAATCGGCAAGCCGGCAACGGTATGCCGCCAGCTCGTGATTCAGGCCAAAGCGCAACTGCGCGATGAAGGTCCGCGTTATACCGTTTCTCGCGAAGTCCATTTGAACCTGCTACGTGAATTCGCACGTTCTATCGAGCACGGCGACGCCGATGCGATGAGTACATTGATCGATGACAACGCCATTCTGACTGCGGATGGCGGCGGCAAGCAATCGCCTGTCTGTGCACCGATGATCGGCGGCCAGCGCATTGCACGTCTGTATCTCGCCGTATCCCGGCGTTATGCAGGGAAGCTCGACGTCAAGATCGCGATGCTCAACGGTCATTGGGTTGCGTTGCGCTATACGAGCGGAACGCTCGAGTCGGTGCAATCGATCGAAACGGATGGCACGCGCATCGTGCGCATTCTCGTTCAACGGAATCCTGACACGCTCTCGCGTATTGCTGCACTCCTCGCACGCACGTAATTCCACTTGATTCACCGCTGGCATCCGCGTTCGCGCTTCGCAACACGGTTGCCTGCGGTGGTTATAAAGAATGTTCTATTGCAGCGTATAGCCGTTATCGACGATCAGGTCCTGTCCATACATGCCGCGTGATGCAGGCGACAGCAGGAACATGATCGCGTCCGCAATCGCCGACGGTTCGAGGAAGCGGCCGGAGAGCAGGCGCTGATTGACGCGGCCGGCAACGGCGAAAGCTGTTCTTCCGGCAAGCCCAATGTCGACCAGATGGCCGTTGCCGTCGGACCCGGCGACACGACATTGATCCTGACGCCTGCGGCTGCCAGCTCTACCGCAAGCGTCCGCGCATGCGCCTTGAGCGCCGTCTTCGAAGCGATATACGCGGCAAGGCCCGGAAACGTCACCTGCGACAGAAACGTGCCAATGAAGACGACCGACGCAGGCTTTGCCAACTGTTCGCGCAGGACCGACAAGGTGTTCAATGCACCGGCGCCATTCACCGTCCATTGACGCTCGAACGCGGCGGATTGGAGACCTTCACCCAACTGCGCAATGCCTGCATTGGGCAGCAGGAAGTCGATGGTACCGACTTGCCGCGCGCGTTCGGCAAGCGCCGCAAGATCGGCGCTTTCAGTAACGTCGCCCTTGAGCCATTCGAGCCTCTCGCCATAAGTGGCCTGCAAGGTCTCGAGTTCGTCGCGCATGGTTCGACTCATCGCCAGCACGCGCGCCCCATTCTTCAGCAAGCGGTGCACAGTCGCGAGTCCGATACCCGAACTTGCGCCCGTCACAACAGCAAAGCGGTTCTCAAATCCTTCAAACATGGTTCTTTCCTTTCCATTTGTCGGTTATGTTCTCTTGTCGATATCGCGCGATACGGCCCGCTACGACGCGCTTCATCAAACAAGATTCGGGCCAAGGAAAGAACACGCTATTTTCAAGGTTCCAGATACATAAGTTGTCGAATCGACCCGAAGCGATTCGACTGCTCCAGTAGTCTTATCGACAAAGAATCGAATGCCGCACTACGTTGCAAGTGTGAGATGTTGCGCGATGAATTCGATAAAGATCCGTGCACGCGCAGGCAGGTTGCGCCCGAATGCGTGAAGCGCTCGAACAGGCACCGACTGCAACGGCACGTGTGGCAATACGATCTGTAACCGGCCCGCGTACAGATCGCGCTGTACCGTCGTTTTCAGAATCTGCGCGATACCCAGCCCATTCACGGCAGCGACTCTCATTGCATCGCCACTATCGGCATCGAATCGTACGACGCGCATTTCGCCACCAATAACAAAGCGGTGTTCTTCGGCGTTCAAAAAATTGCGCCCGTGATGCGCGATGGCGGCGCCATTCTGTTGACGAGCTCGATTGCAAGCAGCCGCGTATTCGACGGCCACGCCGTTTATGCGGGCACAAAGGCCGCGATCGAAGCGTTTGCGCGCAGCTGGGCAATCGAATTCAAGGCTCGGTGCATCCGCGTCAACGTGATCAGTCCCGGTCCCGTCGATACGCCGATTCTTGCCAAGCTCGGCATCGAATCCGCTGAGCGCCCCGCATTCGAAGCCGCGATTGCAAACAGCATTCCCCTTGGCCGCCTCGGTCAAGCGGACGAACTCGCGCGAACAGCGCTTTTTCTCGTCAGCGGCGAAAGCAGCTTCGTCAACGGTGTCAATCTGAGAGTGGATGGCGGCATGTCGCTGACATGACCGGCCGCATTGCGTTCAACGTTCACTCCGCGGCACGATGATACTTCGCGACGTACTTCGCCTGCGCGATGATCTTTCCGTGCATCTGATAGGCGACGAGCGCAGGACTCGAGGCCGCCTTGACATCGATACCCGGCACGGACAACGCGGATGCCGTCACGACGTATCGATGCGCCGTGCCTTGCGGCGGACACGGTCCGCCATATTTCGACTCGCCGAAGTCCGTCAACGTTTCCAGCGCGCCCGCCGGCAGCATGGTCGGATTTCCAGAAGCGCCCTTTTCTAGCGACGATTGCGACGCCGGTATATTGACGACTTCCCAATGCGTCCAGCCGAGCCCGCCCGTCGGCGCATCGGGATCGTGAATGGTCACGACAATGCTTTTCGTGCCCGGCGGCACGTGAGTCCACGAAATATGCGGCGAAACATTGTCCCCGTGACAGCCGAATCCGCCGTACACCTGTTCGTTCGCGAACTGTCCATGACTGAGGCCATCGACCTTGATTGCAAACGGCTCGGCAATTGCGACGGAGGGTAAGATCGACAGCAACAGCGACGAGCAGAGCGTCGCTCGCGAAAGGGCGTTGGATCTCATGGTGCGCTCTGTCGAGGAGTGGAACGTGTGAATTCCAGCATTGCAGATGCAGCAGCGGCACGTGACCGCCCGTCAAGACGATCCATGCCGCTACCGCAACCAATGCAACGAGCCTTAACCGAACGACGCCTCGGGATTGCCCGCTGCCAGTGCCTCTGCGCGATTCGGTGCAGGCGGATAAATCCACTTCGTATTGATCATCTGCTTGCGCGCCTTGCCTTCGGCGTGCGTCAGCTTCATCTGCCGGTCCCAGCCTTCCGAATAGACGGCGCCCCACTCGCCGAGATCGACGCAGGTCGCGTAGAACGGCTGGCGGTAAGCGAGTGTCGGAACACCGATCAGATCGGCAGCGACATTGTGTCCGCCGAATTGCCCCATGATCATCGCGTGCTGACAGGACATCAGCGCGTAGTGTCCGTCGTCGTCGGCCAGTGCGCGCGCCACGTCGCCTGCAACGAATACGTGGGGCGCTTCCGGCACGCGCAGATCGGCTGCCACTTCGGCACGTCCGAGCGGATCGATTTTCGAGGACACCTGCGCAGCCAACGGGCTCGCACGCATGCCGCCCGCCCAGATCACCGTGCCCGCTTCGATGTGCAGGCCCGACGCCGTGCGCACGCCTTGCGCATCGACGGACACCACGCCCGATCCAAGCACCGTCTCGATGCCCAGCTTCTCGAATGCGTCGGCAATGAACGGACGCGGATTCGGTCCGAGATCGGGGCCGATCGTGTCTTGCGAACCGATCACGACGACGCGCACGTCGGCGTCCGCACCGA includes:
- a CDS encoding NAD(P)/FAD-dependent oxidoreductase: MSQKILIVGAGFAGVWGALGAARVLDGAGVRSSDVEITLISPKPELQIRPRMYEAGPQNMAAPLLPLFEAVGVKFVAGSVDGISVQDKTVSVVSADGQKQSLAYDRLLLTSGSKLSRPPIPGLERAFSVDCIEDAVELDRHLDALAKLPASPARNTVAVVGCGFTGIEVATELPKRLREKFGADADVRVVVIGSQDTIGPDLGPNPRPFIADAFEKLGIETVLGSGVVSVDAQGVRTASGLHIEAGTVIWAGGMRASPLAAQVSSKIDPLGRAEVAADLRVPEAPHVFVAGDVARALADDDGHYALMSCQHAMIMGQFGGHNVAADLIGVPTLAYRQPFYATCVDLGEWGAVYSEGWDRQMKLTHAEGKARKQMINTKWIYPPAPNRAEALAAGNPEASFG
- a CDS encoding sigma factor-like helix-turn-helix DNA-binding protein gives rise to the protein MQKEAKERADEVSVAFLILLERLPPEARAAFLLHELFGADYREVAAAIGKPATVCRQLVIQAKAQLRDEGPRYTVSREVHLNLLREFARSIEHGDADAMSTLIDDNAILTADGGGKQSPVCAPMIGGQRIARLYLAVSRRYAGKLDVKIAMLNGHWVALRYTSGTLESVQSIETDGTRIVRILVQRNPDTLSRIAALLART
- a CDS encoding TetR/AcrR family transcriptional regulator; the encoded protein is MMNARKLDPPQPRKLPRQTRAANTIEAVLEAAIQILIAEGSRGLTTTRVARRSGFAVGTLYQYFANKDELIDTLVHRHLEHIVTCVRLACRDQHGAHPEDMINAVADAFFAANIEKARDVRAIHLGWRRTESPEVFCVASARLRDASTSMFASSPSLESVPVDVLAHKLGSILVDTMRSIFEQGMDLALTPGTRERIVNVYALFHTAEAPFDATASTAH
- a CDS encoding YbhB/YbcL family Raf kinase inhibitor-like protein translates to MRSNALSRATLCSSLLLSILPSVAIAEPFAIKVDGLSHGQFANEQVYGGFGCHGDNVSPHISWTHVPPGTKSIVVTIHDPDAPTGGLGWTHWEVVNIPASQSSLEKGASGNPTMLPAGALETLTDFGESKYGGPCPPQGTAHRYVVTASALSVPGIDVKAASSPALVAYQMHGKIIAQAKYVAKYHRAAE
- a CDS encoding SDR family oxidoreductase gives rise to the protein MVDIGLAGRTAFAVAGRVNQRLLSGRFLEPSAIADAIMFLLSPASRGMYGQDLIVDNGYTLQ
- a CDS encoding PLP-dependent aminotransferase family protein, producing MNDRCEIPTEPCGRDRSTLVWSLSLGAPDPVKGLQRWLYDALRLAIVNGRLPGGSVLPGTRTLAREYSLARGTVAAAYEQLLAEGYLVTRVGSGTRVSAVLPDHSHPAKPPVPTSVPIETTHTRESHAPWIKRLGESSSPFPLAGVNALPRPFHPHRGDIRLFPVELWRQLHVRQLRPSRLLTLNDTSPAGLPALRTAIAEHLAIARGVRVPPEQIVVVGSVHQALDLCMRVLTGPGDTVWMEDPGYVGARQIMHASGARVVDIPVDHDGLRVPDGIREAPSAALIYVTPTRHAPLGVSLSAERRASLLSWAAASGAVIFEDDYDSEYCFRSRPLPALRSLPGADAHVVLAGTFNKLMFPSLRLAYVVLPPRLVEPFIRAASVTVRSANGLTQAVLADFLSEGHFDRHVRRTRKIYASRARVFEHAASKHWQGLIDVQPAVAGLDVVGHLLPFDEQAATQKLSLAGIDAAPLSRYTHCHTQRPGLVLGFAPFNEEEIDRAAQQFAAALRKA
- a CDS encoding LysR substrate-binding domain-containing protein, with translation MRVAAVNGLGIAQILKTTVQRDLYAGRLQIVLPHVPLQSVPVRALHAFGRNLPARARIFIEFIAQHLTLAT